The following coding sequences are from one Salvia hispanica cultivar TCC Black 2014 chromosome 3, UniMelb_Shisp_WGS_1.0, whole genome shotgun sequence window:
- the LOC125213337 gene encoding nuclear pore complex protein NUP205 isoform X1, with translation MVSAKQLLSAIEAALLARTPPPAAQRVELMHAIRLSLPSLKSLLSYPAPKASDRAQVQSKEVRLPDSPPISLDDQDVQIALKMSDDLHLNEIECVRLLVSSNQEWGLLGRDPLDIYRLGVGLWYMERRDLLTSLYMLLRATVLDQGLEGLEADLVAEIQSYLEDLIASGLRKRFISLIKELKREDPTGVGGPNSESYILDSRGALVERKAVISRERLILGHCLVLSILVERASTEDVKDILFALRECAMEYTGATDTMKHQIIYSLLFSIVIAFISDALSATPDKVSVLSHDASFRHGFNEIVMATGNDPLVEGFVNCVRFAWAVHLMLVQDGNDMKEITTSTPSNDMKSIFSCLEVIFANNVFQFWLDKVLRSAAYQNDDEDMVYVYNAYLHKLMTCFLSHPLARDKVKETKEKAMAMLSPYRAAGTHNQMIESGAHPQETSEIASQPFVSLLEFVSEIYQKEPELLSGNDVIWTFVKFSGEDHTNSQTLVAFLNMLSSLACTPEGASKVFELLQGKIFRSIGWSTLFDCLSIYEEKFKQSFQTPGAVLPEFQEGDSKALVAYLSVLKKVVENGNPSERKNWFTDIEPLFKLLSYENVPPYLKGALRNAIATFVHVSPIMKETIWRFLEQYDLPVVVAPNAGYTGQTMETQVYDMRFELNEIEARREQYPSTISFINLLNTLVSDEQDVSDRGHRFIGIFRFVYDHVYSPFPQRAYADPSEKWQLVIACLKHFQMMLSMYDVGEEDSDAFVDESQNSSGRQSYPIHMQLPVVEIMKDFMSGKTLFRNVLGIVLQGVNFLITERTNQIHGQLLEKAVLLCLEIVVLVMEKDSSVSDFWRPLYQPLDVVLSQDHSQIVALLEYVRYDFQPQIQLCSIKILSILSSRMVGLSQLLLKSGTASTLIEDYAACLEMRSEECQIFEDSGTDPGVLIMQLLIDNISRPAPNITHLLLKFDIDGPVERTLLQPKFQYSCLKVVLGILDKLLIPGVNALLHEFGFQLLYELCVDPLTSAPLMDLLCTKKYQFFVKHLSSIGVAPLPKSSQALRISSLHQRAWLLKLLSVELHSADILDRNHHEACQSILTELFGQRHAEYGIDLDGSNYILHNDSQIGANGPISKSKVLELLGVVQFESPDITLKSSQFVSSAKYSSLAEDILSSATTSGRSVYYSSERGDRLIDLESLRDRLWQKFNLYDAQSSTFQGEAELNEIREAIQQLLRWGWKYNKNLEEQAAQLHMSTSWSQIVEIAASQRISFLENRSDILFKLLDATLNFSGAPDCSLKMAQILTQVGLTCMAKLRDERFVFSSDSTSDTVTCLDIIMSKQLSNGACRSILFKLIMAILRHESSEALRRRQYALLLSYFQYCQHILDSDVPATILQFLSENGQEDEEFDLEKIDKDQAELAHANFSILRKEGQPILNLVIKDATQGSESIRTISLYVLDALVRVDHDKFFLSQLETRGFLRSCFTSISNFSCQDGGFSLDSMQRLCTLEAELSLLLRISHKYGRLGSQHLFSMGSLQHIASCRALHLPVKGNIRRLDNKFGKNSFDVDKQRMVIAPTLRFLFSITSLVDTSEFLEVKNKVVREIIEFIKGHQLLFDQILQEDLSDANELTMEIINLVVGILSKVWPYEESDKYGLVQGLFGMMSSLFSRDIFSSIQSVRSENLQKADVSISRLSFSLSSYLYFLVTKKSLRLQVSDVATASASQQPTLALLATFLSILASALEKAAEEKYLLLNKIKDINELSRREVDEIINLYVSQDYSPSSESIQKRRYIAMVGMCRIVGHRSQLIMLLLLLSQNLMNIILVHFQDSSNAHDYRHSQKAITYDSSLDDKEDMLSLCGELVSVLERLESLSEDKTGNSLEVFRRLARSLKEMSLQKQYLLDV, from the exons ATGGTTTCTGCCAAGCAGCTCTTGTCAGCAATCGAAGCGGCGCTGCTGGCGCGGACTCCGCCTCCGGCTGCCCAGAGGGTCGAGCTGATGCACGCCATCCGCCTCTCGCTCCCTTCCCTCAAATCTCTACTCTCCTACCCG GCTCCAAAAGCGTCAGACAGAGCTCAAGTCCAGTCCAAAGAAGTGAGACTGCCGGATTCCCCGCCAATCTCTCTCGATGATCAAGATGTTCAGATA GCTTTAAAGATGAGCGACGATCTCCATCTCAATGAAATAGAATGCGTGCGCTTGCTAGTGTCTTCCAATCAAGAG TGGGGATTGCTAGGTCGTGACCCATTAGATATTTATCGTCTTGGTGTAGGACTTTGGTATATGGAGAGAAGAGATCTACTTACATCACTTTACATGCTATTGAGG GCTACTGTTCTTGATCAGGGTCTCGAGGGTCTTGAAGCTGATCTTGTTGCAGAAATTCAAAGTTATTTAGAAGATCTCATTGCTTCTGGACTTAGAAAGCGGTTTATTTCACTCATAAAG GAACTGAAAAGAGAAGACCCTACAGGTGTAGGAGGCCCCAATTCTGAGAGCTACATTCTTGACTCGAGGGGTGCTTTGGTGGAGAGAAAAGCTGTAATTTCTAGGGAAAGGCTCATTCTTGGTCATTGCCTTGTTCTTTCAATTTTGGTTGAGCGTGCAA GCACTGAAGATGTTAAAGATATACTTTTCGCTTTAAGAGAATGTGCTATGGAATACACTGGGGCCACAGATACCATGAAGCATCAG ATAATATACAGCCTTCTATTCTCTATTGTCATTGCTTTCATATCAGATGCTTTGAGTGCAACACCTGACAAAGTGTCAGTCTTATCTCACGATGCTTCATTTAGGCATGGTTTTAATGAGATT GTGATGGCTACGGGAAATGATCCTTTAGTTGAAGGTTTTGTTAATTGTGTAAGGTTTGCATGGGCTGTACATTTGATGTTGGTGCAAGATGGAAATGATATGAAAGAGATAACAACTAGTACTCCTTCCAATGATATGAAAAGTATTTTCTCATGCTTGGAAGTTATTTTTGCCAATAATGTCTTCCAATTTTGGCTCGATAAGGTTCTCAGATCTGCAGCTTATCAG AATGATGATGAGGATATGGTCTATGTCTACAATGCTTATCTTCACAAGCTAATGACATGCTTTCTTTCACATCCACTTGCCAGGGACAAG gtcaaagaaacaaaagagaaGGCTATGGCCATGCTGAGTCCATACCGTGCTGCTGGCACTCATAACCAGATGATAGAAAGCGGTGCCCATCCCCAAGAAACTTCTGAAATTGCATCACAACCTTTTGTCTCTCTTTTAGAGTTTGTCAGTGAAATATATCAG AAGGAACCTGAATTACTCTCTGGTAATGATGTTATTTGGACATTTGTTAAGTTTTCTGGTGAGGATCATACCAATTCTCAAACGCTCGTGGCGTTCTTGAACATGCTAAGTTCCTTG GCTTGTACTCCAGAGGGCGCTTCCAAAGTTTTTGAGTTGCTTCAGGGGAAAATATTTCGCTCTATTGGGTGGAGTACTTTATTCGACTGTTTGTCTATTTACGAGGAAAAGTTTAAGCAGTCTTTTCAGACACCTGGGGCAGTATTGCCAGAGTTTCAAGAAGGCGATTCCAAAGCACTAGTTGCGTATTTGAGTGTTCTGAAAAAG GTTGTGGAAAATGGAAATCCCAGTGAAAGGAAGAACTGGTTTACTGATATCGAGCCACTGTTCAAACTCCTCAGTTATGAGAATGTTCCTCCTTATCTCAAG ggtgCTTTGCGCAATGCCATTGCTACATTTGTTCATGTATCTCCTATTATGAAAGAAACAATTTGGAGGTTCTTGGAGCAGTATGACTTACCTGTTGTTGTTGCACCCAATGCTGGATACACTGGACAAACTATGGAGACACAG GTGTATGATATGAGATTTGAGCTGAATGAAATTGAAGCTCGAAGAGAGCAATATCCTTCCACTATCTCCTTCATCAATCTATTAAATACTCTTGTTTCTGACGAACAGGATGTCAGTGATAGAGGTCATAG ATTCATTGGCATCTTCAGATTTGTATATGATCATGTATATAGCCCATTCCCACAGAGAGCCTATGCAGATCCTTCTGAGAAGTGGCAACTAGTTATAGCTTGTCTTAAGCATTTTCAGAT GATGTTGAGCATGTATGATGTAGGAGAAGAAGATAGTGATGCTTTTGTTGACGAATCTCAAAATTCATCGGGGCGACAGTCTTATCCAATTCATATGCAGCTTCCAGTTGTTGAAATTATGAAG GATTTTATGAGTGGGAAAACCTTGTTTCGGAATGTATTGGGGATTGTTTTACAAGGAGTGAATTTTCTAATCACAGAACGTACAAATCAGATTCACGGGCAGCTCCTTGAAAAGGCTGTCCTGCTTTGTTTGGAAATTGTGGTTCTTGTTATGGAAAAAGATTCAAGTGTTTCTGACTTCTGGCGCCCCCTGTATCAG CCTTTGGATGTCGTTCTCTCTCAAGATCATAGTCAAATTGTAGCTTTACTTGAATACGTTCGATATGATTTTCAGCCGCAGATTCAGCTATGCTCCATTAAAATATTGAGTATTCTAAG TTCTCGTATGGTTGGGCTCTCCCAGTTGCTCTTGAAATCTGGTACTGCTAGCACCTTGATTGAGGATTATGCTGCCTGCTTAGAGATGCGGTCTGAAGAGTGTCAAATATTTGAGGACAGTGGTACAGATCCTGGTGTCCTAATTATGCAA CTTCTTATCGACAATATCAGTAGACCAGCTCCAAATATCACTCATCTATTGCTTAAATTTGACATTGATGGCCCGGTTGAGAGGACATTGCTTCAACCAAAGTTTCAGTACAG TTGTTTGAAGGTCGTTCTTGGAATTCTGGACAAACTTTTGATTCCAGGTGTCAATGCTTTGCTTCATGAGTTTGGCTTTCAG CTCCTTTATGAACTTTGCGTGGATCCATTGACTTCTGCACCTCTTATGGATTTGCTGTGTACCAAGAAGTACCAGTTTTTTGTTAAG CATCTGAGTTCAATTGGTGTTGCTCCCCTTCCAAAGAGCAGCCAGGCGCTTCGAATCAGCTCACTTCATCAG AGAGCCTGGCTGTTGAAGCTTTTATCTGTAGAATTACACTCAGCAGACATACTAGATCGCAATCATCATGAAGCCTGCCAAAGTATTCTCACTGAGTTGTTTGGCCAAAGACATGCGGAATATGGCATTGATCTCGATGGATCCAATTATATCCTTCATAATGACTCACAAATTGGAGCAAATGGTCCCATTAGTAAGAGTAAG GTGCTCGAGTTGCTTGGTGTTGTCCAGTTTGAGTCGCCTGATATCACTTTGAAGTCGTCGCAGTTTGTTTCTAGTGCAAAATACTCATCCCTG GCTGAGGATATCCTCTCCAGCGCAACTACATCAGGAAGGAGTGTCTATTACAGTTCTGAACGTGGAGATCGCCTTATTGACCTAGAATCTCTTAGAGATAGACTATGGCAG AAATTCAATTTGTACGATGCCCAGTCAAGTACTTTTCAGGGTGAAGCTGAGTTGAACGAAATAAGGGAAGCTATTCAACAACTTTTAAGATGGGGATGGAAATACAACAAGAACCTTGAGGAACAAGCTGCACAGCTACATATGTCAACAAGCTGGTCGCAGATTGTTGAG ATAGCTGCATCCCAAAGGATCTCATTTCTTGAGAATCGATCTGATATACTATTCAA GTTACTAGATGCTACCTTGAACTTCTCTGGTGCTCCTGACTGTTCCCTGAAGATGGCTCAGATATTAACCCAG GTTGGTCTCACTTGCATGGCAAAACTGCGTGATGAGAGATTTGTCTTCTCTAGTGACTCAACATCTGATACCGTCACATGCCTTGACATTATCATGAGCAAACAATTATCTAATGGAGCTTGCCgctctattttattcaagcTAATCATGGCAATTCTTAGACATGAATCTTCAGAAGCACTGAGAAGGCG CCAATATGCATTGCTTCTTAGCTATTTCCAGTATTGTCAGCACATACTTGATTCCGATGTTCCGGCAACAATTTTGCAGTTCTTGTCTGAAAATGGacaagaagatgaagaattcgATCTTGAAAAG ATTGATAAAGATCAAGCTGAATTAGCTCATGCAAACTTTTCAATCCTCAGAAAGGAAGGCCAGCCTATTCTTAATCTG GTTATAAAAGATGCTACACAAGGCAGTGAATCCATAAGGACTATATCATTGTATGTCCTGGATGCACTCGTCCGTGTAGATCATGATAAGTTTTTCTTGAGCCAACTTGAGACTAGAGGTTTCTTAAGGAGTTGCTTCACGAGCATAAGTAATTTTTCTTGTCAG GATGGTGGGTTTTCATTAGATTCTATGCAGCGCCTCTGTACTCTTGAAGCAGAACTTTCTTTGCTTCTGAGAATAAGCCATAAATACGGGCGACTGGGTTCTCAGCATTTATTTTCTATGGGATCTCTTCAGCACATTGCTTCTTGCAGAGCTCTACATCTTCCTGTTAAG GGAAATATTCGGCGCCTTGACAACAAGTTTGGGAAGAATTCTTTTGATGTTGATAAACAGCGAATGGTGATTGCTCCTACGCTGAGATTTTTGTTTTCGATAACTTCACTGGTTGATACGTCTGAGTTCCTTGAG GTGAAGAATAAAGTGGTTCGTGAAATCATAGAATTCATTAAAGGTCATCAACTACTGTTTGATCAAATCCTCCAGGAAGATCTTTCAGATGCCAATGAACTTACAATGGAAATAATCAACCTCGTTGTGGGTATACTTAGCAAG GTTTGGCCATACGAGGAGAGTGACAAATATGGATTAGTTCAAGGGCTATTTGGAATGATGAGTTCTCTCTTTTCTCGTgacattttctcatcaatacAATCTGTGCGATCAGAG AACTTGCAGAAAGCTGATGTTAGTATATCCCGTCTCTCCTTTAGTTTGAGCTCTTacctttattttcttgttacAAAGAAGTCTCTAAGGCTGCAG GTTTCAGATGTTGCTACTGCTTCTGCATCCCAACAGCCTACACTTGCTTTACTAGCTACTTTCCTTAGTATCCTAGCTTCTGCACTTGAAAAAGCTGCTGaggaaaaatatttgttgCTCAACAAG ATTAAAGACATCAATGAGTTATCAAGACGAGAAGTTGATGAAATCATCAATTTATATGTATCCCAAGATTATTCTCCATCCTCTGAAAGTATCCAAAAAAG GAGGTATATTGCAATGGTGGGTATGTGCCGGATCGTTGGACACAGGAGTCAGCTTATCATGCTATTGCTTCTGCtatcacaaaatttgatgaaCATCATCCTTGTTCATTTTCAAGATAG TTCAAATGCTCATGATTATAGACACTCTCAGAAGGCAATCACATATGACTCCTCTCTGGATGATAAAGAGGACATGCTTTCGCTTTGTGGAGAACTAGTTTCAGTTCTTGAGAGACTTGAATCGCTGAGTGAG GACAAAACAGGGAACAGCCTTGAAGTTTTCCGTCGGTTAGCCCGATCACTGAAGGAAATGTCACTTCAGAAGCAATATCTTCTTGATGTTTAA